In a single window of the Melanotaenia boesemani isolate fMelBoe1 chromosome 22, fMelBoe1.pri, whole genome shotgun sequence genome:
- the klf11a gene encoding Krueppel-like factor 11a isoform X1 codes for MLGFCQVDHVNEPPAAMEQKSCIEYHDLEAAEALVSMSFWCQRQHKPRPLTPTSDSCDSIQLHPEGGDAPKDLIALSSLCMTPPHSPSFTEASTTAVLTTTSAPSPAPRQVLLRPSLTTCPAILSDFHTCLPQPSSAPSSSSVTTETSALPPHSKSSCLAPPSKAMATSVIRHTADSLSPPAPPISTQLTETSSSIQMETTATDTPPEENHAPPLTPDSMSPSPSSVSPPHTTALSSSAVPSSPVLCQVFPVSSRTGMISAFVQAPVQVQTQGGPKPILPQSPASGFTQPLLVGSAVPQGTVMFVVPQAPVSQPPQGPQTVMTLGNTKLLPLAPAPVYMPSGVNGGATQADFSRRRNYVCNFPGCKKTYFKSSHLKAHLRTHTGEKPFSCHWEGCDKKFARSDELSRHRRTHTGEKKFVCTVCDRRFMRSDHLTKHARRHMTTKRASSWPAETRDPGKEALPKGQNRSPTLPVGMLVPTPN; via the exons atgctCGGCTTCTGTCAG GTCGACCACGTGAACGAACCACCGGCGGCCATGGAGCAGAAGTCGTGCATCGAGTACCACGACCTGGAGGCCGCCGAGGCACTCGTCAGCATGAGTTTCTGGTGTCAAAGGCAACACAAGCCACGCCCACTGACCCCCACCTCTGACTCCTGTGACTCCATCCAGCTCCACCCAGAGGGAGGCGATGCTCCCAAAGACCTGATCGCCCTGTCGTCGCTG TGTATGACTCCACCTCACAGTCCCAGCTTCACAGAGGCCTCCACCACAGCGGTCCTCACTACAACCTCTGCCCCGAGCCCCGCCCCCAGACAGGTCTTACTCCGCCCCAGTCTTACCACCTGCCCTGCCATCCTCAGCGACTTCCATACTTGCCTCccacagccttcctctgccccttcctcctcttccgTCACCACAGAGACCTCAGCACTTCCACCTCACTCCAAGTCGTCATGTTTGGCTCCACCCAGCAAAGCGATGGCCACTAGTGTCATCCGCCACACTGCCGACAGCCTCAGCCCCCCTGCACCTCCAATCTCCACTCAGCTGACAGAAACCTCCTCCTCGATCCAAATGGAAACCACAGCCACAGACACTCCTCCTGAGGAGAATCATGCACCTCCTCTGACCCCCGACAGCATGTCTCCTTCTCCCTCCTCAGTCTCTCCACCTCACACCACTGCGCTGTCTTCCTCTGCGGTCCCCTCCTCTCCGGTCCTCTGCCAGGTTTTCCCAGTGAGCAGTCGGACTGGGATGATCTCAGCCTTTGTCCAGGCTCCAGTTCAGGTGCAGACCCAGGGGGGTCCCAAGCCCATCTTGCCCCAGTCTCCTGCTTCAGGCTTCACTCAGCCTCTACTGGTGGGCTCTGCTGTACCGCAGGGAACTGTCATGTTTGTGGTGCCTCAGGCACCCGTCTCCCAGCCACCACAGGGCCCACAGACTGTAATGACCCTGGGCAACACTAAGCTCCTCCCCCTGGCCCCGGCACCTGTTTACATGCCGTCAGGAGTAAACGGCGGCGCCACGCAGGCAGACTTCTCCCGCAGAAGAAACTACGTGTGCAACTTTCCCGGCTGTAAGAAGACCTACTTCAAGAGTTCCCACCTGAAGGCTCACCTGCGCACTCATACAG gtgaaaaaccattcagctgtCACTGGGAGGGCTGTGACAAAAAATTTGCTCGCTCCGATGAGCTATCTCGCCATCGTCGAacgcacacaggtgagaagaAGTTTGTCTGCACTGTGTGTGATCGCCGTTTCATGCGCAGCGACCATTTGACCAAACACGCCCGACGGCACATGACCACCAAGAGGGCGTCCTCATGGCCTGCTGAAACCCGGGATCCTGGCAAAGAAGCCTTGCCCAAGGGCCAAAACAGAAGTCCTACACTTCCTGTTGGCATGCTGGTTCCCACCCCCAACTGA
- the klf11a gene encoding Krueppel-like factor 11a isoform X2 yields the protein MEQKSCIEYHDLEAAEALVSMSFWCQRQHKPRPLTPTSDSCDSIQLHPEGGDAPKDLIALSSLCMTPPHSPSFTEASTTAVLTTTSAPSPAPRQVLLRPSLTTCPAILSDFHTCLPQPSSAPSSSSVTTETSALPPHSKSSCLAPPSKAMATSVIRHTADSLSPPAPPISTQLTETSSSIQMETTATDTPPEENHAPPLTPDSMSPSPSSVSPPHTTALSSSAVPSSPVLCQVFPVSSRTGMISAFVQAPVQVQTQGGPKPILPQSPASGFTQPLLVGSAVPQGTVMFVVPQAPVSQPPQGPQTVMTLGNTKLLPLAPAPVYMPSGVNGGATQADFSRRRNYVCNFPGCKKTYFKSSHLKAHLRTHTGEKPFSCHWEGCDKKFARSDELSRHRRTHTGEKKFVCTVCDRRFMRSDHLTKHARRHMTTKRASSWPAETRDPGKEALPKGQNRSPTLPVGMLVPTPN from the exons ATGGAGCAGAAGTCGTGCATCGAGTACCACGACCTGGAGGCCGCCGAGGCACTCGTCAGCATGAGTTTCTGGTGTCAAAGGCAACACAAGCCACGCCCACTGACCCCCACCTCTGACTCCTGTGACTCCATCCAGCTCCACCCAGAGGGAGGCGATGCTCCCAAAGACCTGATCGCCCTGTCGTCGCTG TGTATGACTCCACCTCACAGTCCCAGCTTCACAGAGGCCTCCACCACAGCGGTCCTCACTACAACCTCTGCCCCGAGCCCCGCCCCCAGACAGGTCTTACTCCGCCCCAGTCTTACCACCTGCCCTGCCATCCTCAGCGACTTCCATACTTGCCTCccacagccttcctctgccccttcctcctcttccgTCACCACAGAGACCTCAGCACTTCCACCTCACTCCAAGTCGTCATGTTTGGCTCCACCCAGCAAAGCGATGGCCACTAGTGTCATCCGCCACACTGCCGACAGCCTCAGCCCCCCTGCACCTCCAATCTCCACTCAGCTGACAGAAACCTCCTCCTCGATCCAAATGGAAACCACAGCCACAGACACTCCTCCTGAGGAGAATCATGCACCTCCTCTGACCCCCGACAGCATGTCTCCTTCTCCCTCCTCAGTCTCTCCACCTCACACCACTGCGCTGTCTTCCTCTGCGGTCCCCTCCTCTCCGGTCCTCTGCCAGGTTTTCCCAGTGAGCAGTCGGACTGGGATGATCTCAGCCTTTGTCCAGGCTCCAGTTCAGGTGCAGACCCAGGGGGGTCCCAAGCCCATCTTGCCCCAGTCTCCTGCTTCAGGCTTCACTCAGCCTCTACTGGTGGGCTCTGCTGTACCGCAGGGAACTGTCATGTTTGTGGTGCCTCAGGCACCCGTCTCCCAGCCACCACAGGGCCCACAGACTGTAATGACCCTGGGCAACACTAAGCTCCTCCCCCTGGCCCCGGCACCTGTTTACATGCCGTCAGGAGTAAACGGCGGCGCCACGCAGGCAGACTTCTCCCGCAGAAGAAACTACGTGTGCAACTTTCCCGGCTGTAAGAAGACCTACTTCAAGAGTTCCCACCTGAAGGCTCACCTGCGCACTCATACAG gtgaaaaaccattcagctgtCACTGGGAGGGCTGTGACAAAAAATTTGCTCGCTCCGATGAGCTATCTCGCCATCGTCGAacgcacacaggtgagaagaAGTTTGTCTGCACTGTGTGTGATCGCCGTTTCATGCGCAGCGACCATTTGACCAAACACGCCCGACGGCACATGACCACCAAGAGGGCGTCCTCATGGCCTGCTGAAACCCGGGATCCTGGCAAAGAAGCCTTGCCCAAGGGCCAAAACAGAAGTCCTACACTTCCTGTTGGCATGCTGGTTCCCACCCCCAACTGA
- the LOC121633484 gene encoding ribonucleoside-diphosphate reductase subunit M2-like: MMNARSPLSVKNENTLNTQMTDMSLNKENTPPSLNSSRVLASKTARRIFNEAAPQAVKKSSISMEKEEPLLKENPRRFVIFPIQYHDIWQMYKKAEASFWTAEEVDLSKDLQHWDTLKDEERYFISHVLAFFAASDGIVNENLVERFTQEVQVTEARCFYGFQIAMENIHSEMYSLLIDTYIKEPKEREYLFNAIETLPCVKKKADWALNWIGNKNATYGERVVAFAAVEGIFFSGSFAAIFWLKKRGLMPGLTFSNELISRDEGLHCDFACLMFKHLLNKPSSQTVVSIIRNAVEIEQEFLTDALPVKLIGMNCDMMKQYIEFVADRLLLELGFSKIYRVENPFDFMENISLEGKTNFFEKRVGEYQRMGVMSGPTDNAFRLDADF, translated from the exons ATGATGAACGCGCGCTCTCCTCTCTCTGTCAAGAACGAAAATACTCTCAACACTCAGATGACCGACATGTCCCTGAACAAAGAAAACACG cCTCCGAGTCTGAACAGCAGCCGCGTCCTGGCGTCCAAAACGGCGCGGAGGATCTTCAACGAGGCCGCG CCCCAAGCTGTGAAGAAGAGCAGCATCTCGATGGAGAAAGAGGAGCCGCTGCTGAAGGAGAACCCTCGTCGCTTTGTCATCTTCCCCATCCAATACCACGACATCTGGCAGATGTACAAGAAAGCAGAGGCGTCCTTCTGGACAGCAGAGGAG GTGGATCTGTCCAAGGACCTGCAGCACTGGGACACTCTGAAGGATGAAGAGCGTTACTTCATCTCCCACGTCTTGGCCTTCTTTGCCGCCAGTGACGGCATCGTCAATGAGAACCTG GTGGAGCGCTTCACACAGGAAGTTCAGGTAACCGAGGCCAGATGTTTCTACGGTTTCCAGATCGCCATGGAGAACATCCACTCAGAGATGTACAGCCTCCTGATCGACACCTACATCAAGGAGCCCAAAGAGAG AGAGTACCTGTTCAACGCCATTGAGACTCTGCCGTGCGTGAAGAAGAAGGCCGACTGGGCGCTCAACTGGATCGGCAATAAGAACGCCACCTATG GAGAGCGTGTTGTGGCCTTTGCCGCCGTGGAGGGAATCTTCTTCTCGGGGTCGTTTGCTGCAATCTTCTGGCTGAAGAAGAGAGGTTTGATGCCCGGCCTGACCTTCAGCAACGAGCTCATCAGCAGAGACGAg GGTCTGCACTGTGACTTTGCCTGTCTGATGTTCAAACACCTGCTGAACAAGCCGTCCTCACAAACGGTTGTCAGCATCATCAGGAACGCTGTTGAGATTGAGCAG GAGTTCCTGACCGACGCTCTGCCGGTGAAGCTGATCGGGATGAACTGCGATATGATGAAGCAGTACATCGAGTTTGTAGCTGACAGACTGCTGCTGGAGCTCGGCTTCTCTAAG ATCTACCGGGTGGAGAACCCCTTCGACTTCATGGAGAACATCTCTCTGGAGGGAAAGACCAACTTCTTTGAGAAGCGGGTTGGCGAGTATCAGAGGATGGGCGTGATGTCGGGTCCCACAGACAACGCCTTCAGACTGGATGCTGACTTCTGA